One region of Sphingomonas adhaesiva genomic DNA includes:
- a CDS encoding YcgN family cysteine cluster protein, which yields MGALTGRFWEDVPLDRLDRAQWEALCDGCGKCCLHKLEDEETGELIATNVACRLLDRRSGQCSNYRHRRAYVSECVRLTSGNVDSIDWLPSTCAYRLRANGEPLPAWHYLVSGDREAVHRAGESVRGWTISEDDAGDLEHHMVDRQL from the coding sequence ATGGGCGCGCTGACGGGTCGTTTCTGGGAGGACGTGCCGCTCGACCGGCTCGACCGCGCGCAGTGGGAGGCGCTGTGCGACGGATGCGGCAAATGTTGCCTGCACAAGCTGGAGGATGAGGAAACCGGCGAGCTGATCGCGACCAACGTCGCGTGCCGGCTTTTGGATCGGCGCAGCGGTCAATGCTCCAACTATCGCCATCGCCGGGCCTATGTGTCCGAGTGCGTGCGGCTGACCAGCGGCAATGTCGATTCGATCGACTGGCTGCCCTCGACCTGCGCCTATCGGCTGCGGGCCAACGGCGAGCCGCTGCCGGCATGGCATTACCTGGTCAGCGGCGACCGCGAGGCGGTGCACCGCGCCGGCGAGTCGGTGCGCGGCTGGACGATCAGCGAGGACGATGCCGGCGACCTCGAACATCATATGGTCGACCGGCAATTGTGA
- a CDS encoding M48 family metallopeptidase, which yields MTGEFDVVRHPRARRTKLSFDPLTGRARLTLPPRASVERAVVWARGQQAWLARQRDAMPQPRPFVAGATIPVEGAELQLIHDAGASRLPVVAGGCLTVGGPADMVERRVAAWLKRRALAVLEEETNLYAARAGVSVARVGIGDPRGRWGSCAHDGTIRYSWRLILAPVEVRRATVAHEVAHRLHMDHSPAFHAAVERLFGRDPRPERTWLRTHGAALHWFGRSVSRGG from the coding sequence GTGACGGGTGAGTTCGACGTCGTGCGGCATCCCCGCGCACGGCGCACGAAGCTGTCGTTCGACCCGCTGACCGGCCGCGCGCGACTGACGCTGCCGCCGCGCGCTTCGGTCGAGCGCGCGGTCGTCTGGGCGCGGGGGCAGCAGGCGTGGCTGGCGCGCCAGCGTGACGCCATGCCGCAGCCGCGACCTTTCGTCGCCGGCGCGACGATCCCCGTGGAGGGGGCTGAGCTGCAGTTGATCCACGACGCGGGGGCGTCGCGACTGCCGGTGGTGGCAGGCGGTTGCCTGACGGTCGGGGGGCCGGCGGACATGGTCGAGCGGCGCGTCGCCGCCTGGCTGAAGCGACGAGCGCTGGCGGTGCTGGAGGAGGAGACGAATCTTTATGCGGCCCGCGCCGGTGTCTCGGTCGCACGGGTGGGGATCGGCGATCCGCGCGGGCGCTGGGGCAGCTGCGCGCACGACGGCACGATCCGCTACAGCTGGCGGCTGATCCTGGCCCCGGTGGAGGTGCGGCGGGCGACCGTCGCTCACGAGGTCGCGCACCGGCTGCACATGGACCATTCGCCCGCCTTCCACGCGGCGGTCGAGCGGCTGTTCGGCCGCGATCCCCGTCCCGAACGCACGTGGCTACGCACGCACGGGGCGGCGCTTCACTGGTTCGGGCGGTCCGTGTCGCGCGGCGGCTGA
- a CDS encoding transglycosylase domain-containing protein, with the protein MARASSPKRRSATPSRWRGRLWFATKAAIALAVLLLGALVTAVYIARAQLPSFESLKSSPNGQMIRVHAADGSVLVSLGPSYGEWLPYDRIPAVMRDATVAVEDRRFRSHLGVDPIGIARSAAIRIERGRWIQGGSTITQQLARNIFLNNQKKFGRKFREWILALALERKFTKDQVLELYLNKVYYGGGAYGIDAASRKFFGHGADRLTLAEAAVIAGLVKAPSNYSPTADADAAKGRAGVVLQQMVRNGFITQGQADSADPADVALAPAPKQNSVRYFTDWALPQLDLLIDETVKPLEVWTTLDPAMQRAADAAVRANVPRGAQGALVSIDRDGAVRAMVGGTDYVSSIYNRATQAQRQPGSAFKLFVYLAALEAGRTPEDKEIDEPVTIDGWSPRNDSRRNSGEVTLRTAFAYSLNTIAAKLGQAVGFQTVADMARRFGITTPVNTHPSMVLGTSDVRLIDMTRAFASVANKGVEITPFGITRVTADNEEIYTHEVDRSRVLVAPYVAAQMTDLLQTAVNTGTGRAAQIGRPVAGKTGTTSSSKDGWFLGFSSGLTTGVWMGRDDARAIAGLHGGTAPAKAFAQFMSAAVASRPIEQFDTQVTLPEAQLEPDAESYYGAPDNMSFVDDDGRSVGDTPPRPPVPGDDDTGFGVERPVTPPTVTPPRRPHPARYRDGAAGSGLARPRDGPAAGAAA; encoded by the coding sequence ATGGCCCGCGCCTCCTCCCCCAAACGCCGATCCGCAACCCCCTCGCGCTGGCGGGGGCGGTTGTGGTTTGCCACGAAGGCGGCGATCGCGCTCGCGGTACTGCTGCTCGGTGCGCTCGTTACCGCGGTCTATATCGCGCGTGCCCAGCTGCCGAGCTTCGAAAGCCTGAAGTCCTCGCCCAACGGGCAGATGATCCGCGTCCATGCCGCCGATGGCTCGGTGCTGGTGTCGCTCGGGCCGAGCTACGGCGAATGGCTTCCCTACGATCGCATCCCCGCGGTGATGCGCGATGCGACGGTCGCGGTGGAGGATCGTCGCTTCCGCAGCCATCTGGGCGTCGACCCGATCGGCATCGCGCGCTCGGCCGCGATCCGGATCGAGCGCGGCCGTTGGATCCAGGGCGGCTCGACCATCACGCAGCAGCTCGCGCGTAACATCTTCCTGAACAACCAGAAGAAGTTCGGTCGCAAGTTCCGCGAGTGGATCCTGGCTCTGGCACTGGAGCGCAAGTTCACCAAGGATCAGGTCCTCGAACTGTATCTGAACAAGGTCTATTATGGCGGCGGCGCCTATGGCATCGACGCCGCCAGCCGGAAGTTCTTCGGCCACGGCGCCGACCGGCTGACGCTGGCGGAGGCGGCGGTCATCGCCGGGCTGGTCAAGGCGCCGTCCAACTACTCCCCCACCGCCGATGCCGACGCCGCCAAGGGCCGCGCGGGCGTCGTGCTGCAACAGATGGTGCGCAACGGCTTCATCACCCAGGGGCAGGCCGATTCCGCCGACCCCGCCGATGTCGCGCTCGCCCCCGCGCCGAAACAGAACAGCGTCCGCTACTTCACCGACTGGGCCCTGCCGCAGCTCGATCTGCTGATCGACGAGACGGTCAAGCCGCTGGAGGTGTGGACCACGCTCGACCCGGCGATGCAGCGCGCCGCCGATGCCGCGGTGCGGGCCAACGTGCCGCGCGGTGCGCAGGGTGCGCTGGTATCGATCGACCGTGACGGGGCGGTGCGCGCGATGGTGGGCGGCACCGATTACGTCAGCTCGATCTACAACCGCGCCACCCAGGCGCAGCGCCAGCCCGGCTCCGCCTTCAAGCTCTTCGTCTATCTCGCAGCACTCGAGGCCGGGCGCACGCCGGAGGACAAGGAGATCGACGAGCCGGTGACGATCGACGGCTGGTCCCCGCGCAACGATTCGCGCCGCAATTCGGGCGAGGTGACGCTGCGCACCGCCTTCGCCTATTCGCTCAACACCATCGCGGCGAAGCTGGGGCAGGCGGTCGGTTTCCAGACCGTCGCCGACATGGCGCGCCGCTTCGGCATCACCACGCCGGTCAACACCCACCCCTCCATGGTGCTGGGCACCTCGGACGTGCGGCTGATCGACATGACGCGGGCGTTCGCCTCCGTCGCGAACAAGGGCGTGGAGATCACGCCGTTCGGCATCACCCGCGTCACCGCCGACAACGAAGAGATCTACACCCACGAGGTGGATCGCAGCCGCGTGCTGGTGGCACCGTACGTCGCCGCGCAGATGACCGACCTGCTCCAGACCGCGGTCAATACGGGCACGGGGCGTGCGGCGCAGATCGGGCGTCCGGTCGCGGGAAAGACCGGCACCACCAGCAGCAGCAAGGACGGCTGGTTCCTCGGCTTTTCCAGCGGGCTGACGACGGGGGTGTGGATGGGCCGCGACGACGCGCGTGCGATCGCCGGGCTCCACGGCGGCACCGCTCCCGCGAAGGCGTTCGCGCAGTTCATGAGCGCCGCGGTCGCCAGCCGCCCGATCGAGCAGTTCGACACCCAGGTGACGCTGCCCGAGGCGCAGCTGGAGCCGGATGCGGAAAGCTATTACGGCGCGCCCGACAATATGAGCTTCGTCGACGACGACGGTCGGTCGGTCGGCGACACGCCGCCGCGCCCGCCGGTACCGGGCGATGACGACACCGGCTTCGGCGTCGAGCGTCCGGTCACCCCCCCCACCGTCACGCCCCCGCGACGACCTCACCCCGCCCGATACCGGGACGGAGCGGCTGGATCAGGATTGGCTCGACCGCGTGACGGGCCAGCAGCAGGCGCCGCGGCGTGA
- the msrB gene encoding peptide-methionine (R)-S-oxide reductase MsrB has product MEQINLSEAEWKQRLTPEQYHVLRQAGTERAFSGRLNDNKADGIYHCAACELALFDSVDKYDSGSGWPSFTQPITPDAVTDHRDTSHGMTRVETRCARCDSHLGHVFPDGPPPTGLRYCMNSVSLDFRARAAA; this is encoded by the coding sequence ATGGAACAGATCAATCTCTCCGAAGCCGAGTGGAAGCAGCGGCTGACCCCCGAACAATATCACGTCCTGCGCCAGGCCGGCACCGAACGCGCCTTTTCCGGGCGGCTCAACGATAACAAGGCCGACGGCATCTACCATTGCGCCGCGTGCGAGCTGGCGCTGTTCGACAGCGTCGACAAATACGATTCCGGCTCCGGCTGGCCCAGCTTCACCCAGCCGATCACGCCCGATGCGGTGACCGATCACCGCGACACCAGCCACGGCATGACGCGTGTCGAGACCCGCTGCGCGCGGTGCGACAGCCACCTCGGCCACGTCTTCCCCGACGGCCCGCCGCCGACCGGGCTGCGCTATTGCATGAACTCGGTGTCGCTCGACTTCCGCGCGCGCGCCGCGGCCTGA
- a CDS encoding NAD(P)/FAD-dependent oxidoreductase — protein MTPLILGGGPAGAAAAIVLARAGIRATVLERHRDTGDALCGGFLSWRTLDALAALGIERDRLSVERITRVRLFAGGRMAEARLPAPAIAVSRRHLDTLLIDHAAALGTGVERGVAVRAVEEGTIRTADGATLTPETLFLATGKHDVRGAARPADARGSDPTLGLRQRRSRCVTLDRLVGDAIELHLFDRGYAGIARQEDGSTNICLAVHRSRLDAAGDPARLLAELADDAPALGDRLYAGDGSAVEAVANVPYGWRATAGVSGRFRLGDQAAVIPSLAGEGMGIALASGASAASAWLAGGANAAPRWQRDFADRAAHPLRIAGTVRALAERPALSAPLLSIAARTGLIHVIARLTRIDHATH, from the coding sequence ATGACGCCGCTGATCCTGGGCGGCGGGCCGGCGGGCGCCGCCGCTGCTATCGTGCTCGCGCGCGCCGGCATCCGCGCCACCGTGCTGGAGCGTCACCGCGACACCGGCGACGCCTTGTGCGGCGGCTTCCTCAGCTGGCGCACGCTCGATGCGCTCGCGGCGCTGGGGATCGAGCGCGACCGCCTCAGCGTCGAGCGGATCACCCGCGTCCGCCTCTTCGCCGGCGGGCGCATGGCGGAGGCCCGCCTGCCCGCCCCCGCCATCGCGGTATCGCGGCGCCACCTCGACACCCTCCTCATCGACCACGCGGCCGCGCTCGGCACGGGGGTCGAGCGCGGCGTCGCGGTACGCGCGGTGGAAGAAGGGACGATCCGCACCGCGGATGGCGCGACGCTGACCCCCGAAACCCTCTTCCTGGCCACCGGCAAGCACGACGTCCGCGGCGCCGCCCGCCCGGCGGACGCCCGCGGCAGCGACCCGACGCTCGGCCTTCGCCAGCGCCGGTCGCGCTGCGTCACGCTCGACCGGCTCGTCGGGGACGCCATCGAGCTGCATCTGTTCGACCGTGGCTATGCCGGCATCGCGCGGCAGGAGGACGGCAGCACCAACATCTGCCTCGCGGTGCATCGCTCCCGCCTCGACGCGGCGGGCGATCCCGCGCGGCTCCTGGCCGAGCTGGCCGACGACGCCCCCGCCCTAGGCGATCGCCTTTACGCCGGGGACGGCTCCGCGGTCGAGGCGGTGGCCAACGTCCCTTACGGCTGGCGCGCGACCGCCGGTGTATCCGGCCGCTTCCGTCTGGGCGACCAGGCCGCGGTCATCCCCTCGCTTGCCGGCGAGGGAATGGGCATCGCGCTTGCCAGCGGCGCGTCCGCGGCATCGGCGTGGCTCGCGGGAGGGGCGAACGCCGCCCCGCGGTGGCAGCGCGACTTCGCCGATCGCGCCGCGCATCCGTTGCGCATCGCCGGCACGGTACGCGCACTCGCGGAACGCCCCGCCCTGTCCGCGCCGCTGCTGTCGATCGCCGCCCGCACCGGGCTGATCCACGTCATCGCGCGGCTGACACGGATCGATCACGCAACCCATTGA
- a CDS encoding methyltransferase domain-containing protein yields MTLATRAVAEEWMDSDDLPAATYADVVADLARVNRVTLAARPTLAFLRRLTTPGQRYRLLDVGYGDGDMLRRIARWGERRGVAFDLVGIDLNPRSEAAARAHTPPGTAIDWRTGDYAGLTGETWDFIVSSLVAHHMTEAQLVAFLRFMQRHAAVGWLVNDLHRHAFAYRGWPLLAALFRWHPIVRHDGHLSIARSYRPGEWSAILDAAGVEDARIYRAFPFRLCVERHR; encoded by the coding sequence ATGACGCTCGCGACCCGCGCCGTCGCCGAGGAATGGATGGACTCGGACGATCTGCCCGCCGCCACCTATGCCGATGTCGTCGCCGATCTGGCCAGGGTGAACCGGGTCACGCTCGCCGCCCGCCCGACGCTCGCCTTCCTGCGCCGGCTGACGACGCCGGGGCAGCGCTATCGCCTGCTCGACGTCGGTTATGGCGACGGCGATATGCTGCGTCGGATCGCGCGCTGGGGGGAGCGTCGCGGCGTCGCGTTCGACCTGGTCGGCATCGATCTCAACCCGCGTAGCGAGGCGGCGGCGCGCGCGCACACGCCGCCCGGCACCGCCATCGACTGGCGGACCGGCGACTATGCCGGTCTGACGGGGGAGACATGGGACTTCATCGTCTCCAGCCTCGTCGCGCACCATATGACCGAGGCGCAGCTCGTCGCCTTCCTGCGCTTCATGCAACGCCATGCCGCGGTCGGCTGGCTGGTCAACGACCTGCATCGGCACGCCTTCGCCTATCGCGGCTGGCCGCTGCTCGCGGCGCTGTTCCGCTGGCATCCGATCGTCCGCCACGATGGCCATCTGTCGATCGCGCGCAGCTATCGCCCCGGCGAATGGTCCGCGATCCTCGACGCGGCGGGGGTAGAGGATGCGCGTATCTACCGCGCCTTCCCCTTCCGGCTGTGCGTCGAGCGCCACCGATGA
- a CDS encoding type III polyketide synthase, with amino-acid sequence MATQPHINAIGTAVPAQDIHAAFVDWARARLPAAEAKLFDRMAARSGIGHRWSVLPDPPVAPGGFYAAEPHPGTAARMALYAGAAPVLALAAIADLATRVSTGAITHLVVASCTGFVAPGIDQRIAAALGLSPAVERTLVGFMGCYAAVAALRTARHIVRSEPEARVLVVTVELSTLHLQAEDRLEPLLAMLQFGDGAAAALVTADAVGLPMGRPFATTLPDSDALIRWDITDRGFAMHLSGEVPGRIAAALRDSALVTAITGGRTPDAWAVHAGGRSILDAVAIALDLPTDALDASRRVLADNGNMSSATLMFVLARLLERPVPDYGIALAFGPGLAAEGFAFGRSA; translated from the coding sequence ATGGCGACCCAGCCCCATATCAACGCCATCGGCACCGCCGTTCCCGCGCAGGACATCCATGCCGCGTTCGTCGACTGGGCGCGCGCGCGCCTGCCGGCGGCGGAGGCGAAGCTCTTCGATCGCATGGCCGCACGCTCCGGGATCGGCCACCGCTGGTCGGTGCTTCCCGACCCGCCGGTCGCACCGGGCGGCTTCTACGCCGCGGAACCGCATCCCGGTACCGCCGCGCGGATGGCGCTCTATGCCGGGGCGGCGCCGGTGCTGGCGCTTGCCGCGATCGCCGATCTGGCGACCCGCGTGTCGACCGGCGCCATCACCCATCTGGTCGTCGCCAGCTGCACCGGCTTCGTCGCCCCCGGTATCGACCAGCGCATTGCCGCCGCGCTCGGCCTGTCGCCCGCGGTCGAGCGGACGCTGGTGGGCTTCATGGGCTGCTACGCCGCGGTCGCCGCGCTGCGCACCGCGCGCCACATCGTCCGGTCGGAACCGGAGGCACGCGTGCTCGTCGTCACCGTCGAGCTGTCCACGCTCCACCTGCAGGCGGAGGATCGGCTGGAGCCGCTGCTGGCGATGCTCCAGTTCGGCGATGGCGCCGCCGCCGCGCTGGTCACCGCCGATGCCGTCGGGCTGCCGATGGGGCGCCCCTTCGCCACCACCCTTCCCGATTCGGATGCGCTGATCCGCTGGGACATCACCGATCGCGGCTTCGCGATGCATCTCTCGGGCGAGGTGCCCGGCCGGATCGCCGCGGCACTCAGGGACTCCGCGCTGGTCACCGCGATCACCGGCGGTCGCACACCCGACGCCTGGGCGGTCCATGCCGGCGGACGCTCGATCCTGGATGCGGTCGCCATCGCGCTCGATCTGCCCACGGATGCGCTCGACGCGTCGCGACGCGTCCTGGCCGACAACGGCAACATGTCCTCCGCGACGCTGATGTTCGTTCTCGCCCGCCTGCTGGAACGCCCCGTGCCCGATTACGGCATCGCGCTCGCCTTCGGTCCCGGCCTCGCCGCGGAGGGGTTCGCGTTCGGACGGTCGGCATGA
- a CDS encoding zinc-ribbon domain-containing protein → MLLECPECRTRYLVPDSAIGTTGRTVRCANCRHSWYQDPPEPEDEPEDEPEDEPEAAPAIPAAAVEDVPPAAPMPAAAPPPPPPPEPFVAPPAGTPGYDAFAHRPPFRPTRNNTRVRTIASLAAGLLMLIAVGIILWTTAPGLAQQIGLSIGPEELPLRIVDNPIERRKMANGSELFAVSGQITNPSPTRQRVPDIRADLRDAQDKIVFSWTITPQQRTLAPNAAIDFNSAQVDVPASSKRLDLSFVGEAG, encoded by the coding sequence ATGCTTCTCGAATGTCCCGAATGCCGCACCCGCTACCTGGTCCCCGACAGCGCGATCGGGACCACGGGGCGCACCGTGCGCTGCGCCAACTGCCGCCACAGCTGGTATCAGGATCCGCCCGAGCCGGAGGACGAGCCGGAGGACGAGCCGGAGGACGAGCCGGAGGCAGCGCCAGCGATACCGGCCGCGGCGGTGGAGGATGTCCCCCCGGCCGCCCCGATGCCGGCCGCGGCGCCCCCGCCCCCGCCCCCGCCCGAGCCGTTCGTCGCACCGCCGGCCGGGACGCCCGGCTACGACGCCTTCGCGCATCGCCCGCCGTTCCGCCCCACCCGCAACAACACGCGGGTACGCACGATCGCGTCGTTGGCGGCGGGGCTGCTGATGCTGATCGCGGTCGGGATCATCCTGTGGACGACCGCGCCGGGGCTGGCGCAGCAGATCGGCCTGTCGATCGGGCCGGAAGAGCTGCCGCTGCGCATCGTCGACAACCCGATCGAGCGGCGCAAGATGGCAAACGGCTCGGAGCTGTTCGCGGTCAGCGGGCAGATCACCAACCCGTCGCCCACGCGCCAGCGCGTCCCCGACATCCGCGCCGACCTGCGCGATGCGCAGGACAAGATCGTGTTCAGCTGGACGATCACCCCGCAGCAGCGCACGCTGGCGCCGAACGCCGCGATCGATTTCAATTCGGCGCAGGTCGACGTCCCCGCCAGTTCGAAACGGCTGGACCTCAGCTTCGTCGGCGAGGCGGGCTGA